In Lacrimispora indolis DSM 755, a genomic segment contains:
- a CDS encoding beta-mannosidase, with translation MGKTQSLNGVWEWQQEGAAHDAIYTGEVPGTLISDMLRNKLIEDPYWRCNEYEVRELMGMDYLYGRSFPVSREDLECSGAELVCAGLDTIASICINGCLVAETRDMHRTYRFPIKEYLQEGKNRIEILFRSPLNFVRKEDEENDILYASTGCIRGNAALRKAHYMFGWDWGPQLPDMGIFRDIAIEYINTAKIEDVHIRQEHEDRDNVRLKIEIKVKQPFSCGESRVGGQSWFAEVEITDPEGKPVCKTVRSSGELQFEEIIKEPELWWPNGLGEQPLYKVSIRLLDEAGTSLDTYECRMGLRTVTVSTDKNEYGNEFAITVNGIRIFTMGANYIPEDNILTRVTKERTERLIEDCAAANFNCLRVWGGGYYPDDYFYDKCDEEGILVWQDLMFGCNVYALNDNFEEDIVEETKDNVRRLRHHACLALWCGNNEMEWGWADEWARLKGHHPRYKADYTKIFEYILPRAIRACDDITFYWPSSPSSGGAFDNPNGINRGDQHYWEVWHSGKPFTEYGDFSFCSEYGFQSFPHSKTIASFTLLKDRNIFSKVMESHQKNPAANGKILNYIADYFLYPKDTDSLAYISQILQLKAIEYGVEHWRRKRGQCMGSLYWQLNDCWPVASWASIDYYGRWKALHYGARRFYAPFTISIGEEKELSPHISYYVHNDTREEERCRTEIQLKDHEFRVLWEKAWEGGLPALSVKKCMEADFSSWTDDEAARSSVFSVFRLYRGEELVAERTVLFVKPKHFDYKAPAYDVSVSESDHSFHITVKAACFCQYVELYFKDFDVIFSDNFFDITSPEGITVHVNKKDFECHMTPELIKENLVVRSVADSYKS, from the coding sequence ATGGGAAAAACACAATCATTAAATGGAGTCTGGGAATGGCAGCAGGAAGGGGCCGCTCATGATGCCATATATACGGGAGAAGTGCCTGGAACGCTGATCAGCGATATGCTTCGCAATAAGCTGATCGAGGACCCTTATTGGAGATGCAATGAATATGAGGTCCGGGAGCTGATGGGAATGGATTACCTCTATGGAAGAAGCTTTCCGGTATCACGAGAGGATTTGGAGTGTTCCGGTGCGGAGCTTGTCTGCGCAGGGCTGGATACCATTGCTTCCATATGCATCAACGGCTGCCTGGTGGCGGAGACAAGAGATATGCACAGAACCTACCGTTTTCCAATAAAGGAATACTTACAGGAAGGGAAAAACCGGATTGAAATTTTATTCCGGTCCCCTTTGAATTTTGTAAGGAAAGAAGATGAGGAAAACGATATTTTATATGCCTCCACCGGCTGTATCCGTGGGAATGCGGCCCTTCGCAAAGCCCATTATATGTTCGGCTGGGACTGGGGTCCGCAACTTCCCGATATGGGGATTTTCCGGGACATAGCCATCGAATATATAAATACTGCAAAAATCGAAGATGTCCATATCAGGCAGGAACATGAGGACAGGGATAATGTAAGGCTGAAAATTGAAATAAAGGTAAAGCAGCCATTCTCCTGTGGAGAGAGCCGGGTAGGCGGGCAGTCATGGTTTGCTGAGGTTGAGATCACAGACCCGGAAGGCAAGCCTGTCTGCAAAACGGTTCGTAGCAGCGGAGAATTGCAGTTTGAAGAAATTATCAAGGAGCCGGAGCTGTGGTGGCCCAACGGCCTGGGAGAGCAGCCCTTATACAAAGTGAGCATCCGCCTGCTTGATGAGGCGGGAACTTCTCTTGACACCTATGAGTGCCGGATGGGCCTTCGGACGGTGACCGTGAGCACGGATAAGAATGAATACGGTAATGAATTTGCCATTACGGTCAATGGGATCAGGATATTTACCATGGGCGCAAATTATATCCCGGAAGATAATATTTTAACAAGGGTGACAAAGGAACGGACAGAACGGCTGATCGAGGATTGTGCTGCCGCAAATTTCAATTGCTTAAGGGTCTGGGGCGGAGGTTATTATCCTGATGACTATTTCTATGACAAATGCGATGAAGAAGGAATTTTAGTCTGGCAGGACTTAATGTTCGGCTGCAATGTTTATGCATTAAATGACAATTTTGAAGAGGACATTGTGGAAGAAACAAAGGACAATGTCCGCCGATTAAGGCATCATGCATGTCTGGCCTTATGGTGCGGAAACAATGAAATGGAATGGGGCTGGGCAGATGAGTGGGCCAGGTTAAAGGGCCATCACCCCAGGTATAAGGCAGACTATACGAAGATATTTGAATATATCCTTCCCCGTGCAATAAGGGCTTGTGACGACATCACCTTTTACTGGCCGTCTTCTCCGTCATCAGGAGGTGCTTTTGACAATCCCAATGGAATTAACCGGGGGGATCAGCATTATTGGGAGGTGTGGCATTCAGGAAAGCCATTTACGGAATACGGGGATTTCAGCTTTTGCTCGGAATACGGATTTCAGTCCTTTCCCCACAGCAAAACCATAGCTTCCTTTACCTTGCTTAAGGACCGGAACATTTTCAGCAAGGTCATGGAATCTCACCAGAAAAATCCGGCTGCTAACGGGAAAATATTAAACTATATAGCGGATTATTTCCTCTATCCAAAGGATACGGACTCTTTGGCATATATTTCCCAGATTCTGCAGTTAAAGGCCATTGAATATGGCGTGGAGCACTGGAGAAGAAAACGGGGACAATGCATGGGTTCCCTTTACTGGCAGTTAAATGACTGCTGGCCGGTGGCTTCCTGGGCCAGCATTGACTATTATGGACGCTGGAAAGCGCTCCATTACGGAGCACGCAGGTTTTATGCGCCCTTTACAATTTCCATTGGTGAAGAAAAAGAGCTTTCTCCCCATATTTCCTATTACGTTCACAATGATACCAGGGAGGAAGAACGGTGCAGGACGGAAATCCAGTTAAAGGATCATGAGTTCCGGGTATTATGGGAAAAGGCCTGGGAAGGCGGTCTGCCCGCTCTGTCCGTGAAAAAGTGCATGGAAGCAGATTTTTCTTCCTGGACTGATGATGAGGCTGCCCGTTCTTCTGTTTTTTCCGTGTTCCGATTATACAGAGGAGAAGAACTGGTGGCAGAACGGACGGTGCTGTTTGTAAAGCCAAAGCATTTTGACTATAAGGCTCCGGCTTATGATGTTTCGGTTTCAGAGTCAGACCATAGCTTTCATATCACGGTGAAGGCCGCCTGCTTTTGCCAGTATGTGGAGCTTTACTTTAAGGATTTTGATGTGATTTTCTCTGATAACTTTTTTGATATCACATCGCCGGAAGGAATAACGGTTCATGTAAATAAGAAAGACTTTGAGTGCCATATGACCCCGGAATTAATCAAAGAAAATCTGGTGGTGCGGAGCGTGGCTGACAGCTATAAAAGCTGA
- a CDS encoding helix-turn-helix transcriptional regulator, with protein MGYVSDNLNLLSDIAKCIAMQFGENCEVVLHDLTLPYDQTIVAIWNGHVTGRKVGDGGTNAGLEILKGSASPDDQYSYINATPTGRILRSSSKYFRDEYGKVNGSLCINLDITDMVKFENTLRSLTCSGSTTIPQTPELFVGNVDELLEIMMKEAVSMTGKSVGNLTKEEKVAVVHNLDDKGFFLIKKAAEKLADFLGLSRYSIYNYLNESTH; from the coding sequence ATGGGATATGTTTCTGATAACTTAAACCTGTTGTCTGATATCGCCAAATGCATTGCAATGCAATTTGGAGAAAACTGTGAAGTGGTTCTCCATGATCTCACCCTGCCCTATGACCAGACCATCGTCGCCATCTGGAATGGGCATGTGACCGGAAGAAAGGTGGGAGACGGCGGCACCAATGCGGGATTGGAGATCTTAAAAGGCTCTGCATCACCGGATGATCAGTACAGCTATATCAACGCCACCCCCACCGGCCGTATTTTACGTTCTTCCAGCAAGTACTTTCGAGACGAATATGGAAAAGTCAACGGAAGTCTGTGCATCAACTTAGATATTACTGATATGGTTAAATTTGAAAACACCTTACGGTCCTTAACCTGCTCCGGCTCCACCACCATCCCTCAGACTCCGGAACTGTTTGTGGGCAATGTTGATGAGCTTCTGGAAATCATGATGAAAGAAGCCGTAAGCATGACCGGAAAATCTGTTGGGAATTTAACAAAGGAAGAGAAGGTGGCTGTTGTCCATAACTTGGATGACAAGGGATTTTTCCTGATTAAAAAGGCTGCTGAAAAACTGGCCGACTTTCTGGGGCTGTCCAGATACAGCATTTATAACTACTTGAATGAAAGTACTCATTGA
- a CDS encoding RidA family protein, with protein MNIYEKLKELNLELPAAPPKGGVYSPCQEFGKSLVYISGCGPVIGTERVSGKLGSEFTTEEGKVFSRDAMLNVLSVLQDKIGDLNRVKCPVKILTFVASADTFYDQPAVANGGSELLAELFGPENVPARSAIGVNVLPGNIPVETEAIFEIKE; from the coding sequence ATGAATATTTATGAAAAACTGAAGGAACTTAATTTGGAACTCCCGGCGGCTCCGCCAAAAGGCGGAGTGTATTCCCCTTGCCAGGAATTTGGAAAGAGCCTGGTGTACATATCAGGGTGCGGGCCGGTGATCGGAACGGAACGGGTTTCCGGAAAGCTGGGCAGTGAATTTACAACAGAAGAAGGAAAAGTCTTTTCCAGAGATGCCATGTTAAATGTTCTTTCAGTGCTGCAGGATAAGATCGGAGATTTGAACCGGGTAAAGTGTCCAGTTAAAATTCTTACCTTTGTGGCGAGTGCGGATACCTTTTACGATCAGCCGGCAGTGGCTAACGGGGGAAGCGAATTATTGGCAGAGCTTTTTGGACCGGAGAATGTACCGGCCCGTTCCGCCATTGGCGTTAATGTATTGCCTGGCAATATTCCCGTTGAGACGGAAGCTATATTTGAAATCAAAGAATAA
- a CDS encoding N-acyl-D-amino-acid deacylase family protein, protein MSDILIKKGLIYDGSGSSPFQGDILIEGETIVEIAPDIKKEGARIIDAAGKAVTPGFIDIHRHCDIAPFMNPHFGEIELTQGITTTFVGNCGLAPVPSTRGSRKELYDYLEPVIGTAPGDLVFETYEDYGNALEAADLPINMGFFAASDSIKVALKGFGSKAYTEEELVKAQEYVKSAMAQGAFGVTLGIMYQPECYSNRDELTAVVKAAAVSGGILCTHIRGEGDSLVESVEEVIDVAAKAGVPLNISHLKSTGIKNWNRKIFEAIGKIEEARNAGQDVTADFYPYDGGSTTLQSLLPPTIMEESLEALVKRLSGPEGKQRLKSELEKIHPGWDNMSESIGWDRILISSVTRDKNAFMQGQTIGVLAEKMGYEVPSDLVADLLVEENGKVGIIVLSMSQEDVDAVARLPFTFLISDSLYGGDGKNAHPRLLGTTARFINDFVIKRRVLSMEQAIKKMTYLPAKRMGLEDRGLIRPGYHADILVSQPEKFLDHADYTGKHDLCTGMDLVLMGGKQVLADGSVADRTAGRLLRKGFN, encoded by the coding sequence ATGAGTGATATCCTGATCAAAAAAGGGTTGATTTATGACGGAAGCGGAAGTTCGCCGTTTCAGGGAGATATTCTTATAGAAGGGGAAACAATTGTAGAAATTGCCCCGGATATAAAAAAGGAAGGCGCCCGGATCATCGATGCCGCAGGGAAGGCGGTAACTCCCGGTTTCATTGATATTCACCGGCACTGCGATATTGCGCCTTTTATGAATCCCCATTTCGGGGAAATAGAGCTGACCCAGGGGATCACCACCACCTTTGTGGGAAACTGCGGTCTTGCGCCTGTGCCGTCCACCAGGGGTTCCCGGAAGGAATTGTATGATTACCTGGAGCCGGTGATAGGGACAGCGCCTGGAGATCTGGTCTTTGAAACTTATGAGGATTACGGGAATGCACTGGAAGCAGCGGATCTTCCCATCAATATGGGCTTTTTTGCGGCCTCGGACAGCATCAAGGTGGCCCTAAAGGGCTTTGGAAGCAAGGCGTATACAGAGGAAGAACTGGTAAAAGCACAGGAGTATGTGAAAAGCGCAATGGCCCAGGGTGCCTTTGGAGTTACGCTGGGTATCATGTATCAGCCGGAATGCTATTCCAACCGGGACGAGCTTACGGCGGTGGTAAAGGCGGCGGCGGTCAGCGGCGGCATTCTCTGCACCCATATCCGCGGAGAAGGAGACAGCTTAGTGGAATCGGTGGAGGAAGTGATCGATGTGGCGGCAAAGGCAGGGGTTCCCTTAAATATCAGCCATTTAAAATCTACGGGAATCAAAAACTGGAACCGCAAGATATTTGAGGCTATTGGAAAGATCGAAGAGGCAAGGAACGCAGGGCAGGATGTCACCGCGGATTTTTATCCTTATGACGGCGGCTCCACCACTCTTCAGTCCCTGCTCCCACCAACCATCATGGAAGAATCCTTAGAGGCGCTGGTGAAACGCTTATCAGGGCCGGAGGGAAAGCAGAGGCTTAAGTCAGAGCTTGAAAAGATTCACCCAGGGTGGGACAATATGTCGGAAAGCATTGGCTGGGACAGAATCCTTATCAGTTCTGTGACCAGGGATAAGAACGCCTTTATGCAGGGGCAGACCATCGGTGTGCTGGCGGAGAAAATGGGATATGAAGTTCCTTCTGATCTGGTAGCTGATTTGCTTGTGGAGGAAAACGGGAAGGTGGGGATCATTGTTTTAAGCATGTCCCAGGAGGATGTGGACGCAGTGGCCAGACTCCCCTTTACCTTTCTGATTTCCGACTCCCTGTACGGCGGTGACGGAAAGAATGCCCATCCCCGTCTACTTGGGACAACGGCCAGATTTATAAATGATTTTGTCATAAAGCGCAGAGTGCTGTCCATGGAACAGGCCATCAAAAAGATGACCTATCTGCCGGCAAAACGGATGGGTTTGGAGGACAGAGGACTTATAAGGCCGGGATATCATGCGGATATATTGGTATCTCAACCGGAGAAATTCCTGGATCATGCGGATTACACCGGAAAACATGACCTGTGCACGGGCATGGATCTGGTGCTCATGGGAGGAAAACAGGTGCTGGCAGACGGCAGCGTCGCGGACCGCACCGCAGGGCGGCTGTTAAGAAAAGGCTTTAATTAA
- a CDS encoding ABC transporter substrate-binding protein, with product MKRAIRIIMAAGMAALAVTGCGGGSTTQTTSPQTTAAGAETTVGETSAPAENKEAQVITFWYNNTGDEAAVYEKAISEYNASQSNYKVEGLSVTDAQKVIVAMSSNESPDVIKISNQTVVQYQKNGLLESLQPYADKESFDTSIYSEQSVNANTIDRELYALPLDAYTIQMYYNKELLKEAGYTEPPKTMEEMYEMAVKATKVDGSGNIEVLGYPLFPYASARQELIYGFGGRWWDEDSNVTPNNAGILDSLNMNVKYRNQFGGKALDGFIGTANTNRYTEQDMFFQGKQLFRLDGSWLPTMMKNFNSTVDYGITLIPGTEANPDLRGTSRYETDSVAVPAMAKNKEGAWDFTKWLCSQEGAKIIDLGTGNLPAVKALYDDADIKAVPGFAEFIDALKLEKGIQYPAMADYDEYISMINAALDTVYSGAKTPEEALKALTDQSANLK from the coding sequence ATGAAAAGAGCAATACGTATTATCATGGCTGCAGGTATGGCTGCATTGGCGGTTACAGGCTGCGGCGGCGGTTCAACAACACAGACCACTTCTCCGCAGACTACAGCAGCCGGCGCAGAGACGACGGTTGGGGAAACATCAGCCCCGGCAGAAAACAAGGAAGCCCAGGTGATCACCTTCTGGTACAACAACACAGGGGATGAGGCGGCTGTCTATGAGAAAGCCATCAGTGAGTACAACGCTTCCCAGAGCAATTATAAAGTGGAAGGCTTAAGCGTCACGGATGCCCAGAAGGTTATTGTAGCCATGAGCAGCAACGAATCACCTGATGTCATCAAAATAAGCAACCAGACCGTGGTTCAGTATCAGAAGAATGGCTTGCTGGAAAGCCTGCAGCCATATGCAGACAAGGAATCCTTCGATACTTCCATTTATTCAGAGCAGTCTGTGAATGCAAATACCATTGACAGAGAACTTTATGCCCTTCCTCTTGATGCTTACACCATCCAGATGTATTACAACAAGGAACTGCTGAAGGAAGCCGGTTACACCGAGCCGCCCAAAACCATGGAAGAGATGTATGAGATGGCGGTTAAGGCTACAAAGGTAGACGGCAGCGGAAATATTGAGGTGCTTGGATATCCCTTATTCCCATATGCATCTGCCAGACAGGAACTGATTTATGGCTTTGGCGGAAGATGGTGGGATGAGGATTCTAATGTTACCCCGAATAATGCAGGCATTTTAGACAGCCTTAATATGAACGTAAAATACAGAAACCAGTTTGGCGGAAAAGCACTGGATGGCTTTATCGGAACGGCAAATACAAACCGTTATACAGAGCAGGATATGTTTTTCCAGGGCAAGCAGCTGTTCCGTCTCGACGGTTCCTGGCTGCCGACCATGATGAAAAACTTTAATTCAACCGTTGATTACGGAATTACCCTGATCCCCGGAACAGAGGCAAACCCAGATTTAAGAGGAACCAGCCGTTACGAAACTGATTCCGTGGCAGTGCCTGCAATGGCTAAAAACAAAGAAGGAGCCTGGGATTTCACAAAATGGCTCTGCAGTCAGGAAGGCGCCAAGATCATTGACCTTGGAACAGGAAATCTTCCGGCTGTAAAAGCTTTATACGATGATGCTGATATCAAGGCAGTTCCCGGATTTGCAGAATTTATTGATGCGCTGAAACTGGAAAAGGGTATTCAGTATCCGGCAATGGCAGATTATGATGAATACATATCTATGATTAATGCCGCATTGGATACCGTCTACTCAGGTGCCAAAACTCCTGAAGAGGCACTGAAAGCACTGACTGATCAGAGTGCAAACTTAAAATAA
- a CDS encoding Wadjet anti-phage system protein JetD domain-containing protein yields MMMRRLMQTLIDVIIDEIEDSTVNWRENAKGNRNINIQQEHLDAVGKQNLLKQAEELESMGLIQCEPKSINGRSDIYTVNYSLCSVRELYKISGKIPKSDRIKEIKKAVEEQVKKIHKPWIQAYYDDVLKSLEAGKGKEPKEFNSENRELNFKCFLGIDRLEGSVYKRVFSKQYLGGSKVFEEKMQKYVASAAGKYYDIIDDNMTESEILAQIYLDHYGDELSLKGDLLVKINDHVIDLSLFPYGTVLNSETLKRVSIVAKQNIRKVITVENKANYMTLPYEKETLVLFSHGYFSPGERRVLAELVSVLPEDEVRFYHTGDLDYGGIRIFEFIRNQIFPRLKPLNMNVETWEKYSRYGYRLEPSKQEKLKAMLDEGKIQEQDLKKLAQVIYHTGIGIEQESFLFTE; encoded by the coding sequence ATGATGATGAGGAGATTAATGCAGACACTGATTGATGTAATTATTGATGAAATTGAAGACAGTACTGTGAACTGGCGGGAGAACGCAAAAGGGAATAGAAATATTAACATTCAGCAGGAGCATCTGGATGCTGTTGGGAAACAGAATTTGTTAAAGCAGGCTGAGGAATTAGAAAGTATGGGGCTTATACAATGTGAGCCTAAGTCCATAAATGGAAGGTCGGATATTTATACGGTAAATTATTCTCTTTGCAGTGTAAGAGAACTTTATAAGATATCAGGCAAAATTCCAAAGTCAGACCGTATCAAAGAGATTAAGAAAGCCGTAGAAGAGCAGGTGAAAAAGATTCATAAGCCATGGATTCAGGCTTATTACGATGATGTTCTTAAAAGTCTGGAGGCAGGAAAAGGAAAAGAACCGAAGGAATTTAACTCTGAAAACAGGGAATTGAATTTTAAATGCTTTCTTGGGATTGACAGACTGGAAGGATCTGTGTATAAAAGGGTGTTCAGCAAGCAGTATTTAGGAGGTTCCAAGGTTTTCGAAGAAAAGATGCAGAAGTATGTGGCATCAGCTGCCGGGAAGTATTATGATATCATTGATGATAATATGACTGAGTCAGAGATCCTGGCTCAGATTTACCTGGATCATTATGGGGATGAATTATCCCTAAAAGGGGATTTGCTGGTCAAAATCAATGATCATGTGATTGATTTATCTCTTTTTCCCTATGGAACAGTTTTAAACAGCGAAACTCTTAAAAGGGTTTCCATAGTGGCAAAACAGAACATAAGGAAAGTCATAACCGTAGAAAATAAGGCCAATTACATGACGCTTCCTTATGAGAAAGAGACCCTTGTTTTATTTTCTCATGGATATTTTTCTCCTGGCGAGAGGAGGGTTCTTGCAGAGCTGGTCTCGGTTCTTCCGGAAGATGAAGTGAGGTTTTATCACACTGGAGATCTGGATTACGGTGGAATACGGATTTTTGAGTTTATCAGAAACCAGATATTCCCCAGGCTAAAGCCTCTGAACATGAATGTGGAAACATGGGAAAAATATTCAAGATATGGTTACCGGCTGGAACCATCAAAGCAGGAAAAGCTGAAAGCAATGCTTGATGAAGGGAAAATACAGGAACAGGATCTGAAAAAGCTGGCTCAGGTGATTTATCATACAGGAATAGGAATTGAACAGGAGAGCTTCCTGTTCACAGAATAA
- a CDS encoding alanine racemase, with protein MELTQEQIEQLETPCLVIDVDLAEKNIRRMQEAADKAGCRLRPHIKTHKMPLFAQMQEKAGASGITCAKVSEAEVMADGGMEDIFIAYPMVGHFRIQRAITLAKKIKRLILTIDSLEGAKALEQEASGQDMVLEVRMEIDTGAGRTGVPMDRAVELALAVKEMKHLNLTGIFTFKSLILSGKPTEDNLLAAEEEGKMMAETALMLKNAGVEIQDISAGSSPTGTLVAQTGMVNEIRPGTYIFDDFMLTKEKVAELSQIAVRFYATVVSCQHSEYAVVDGGTKCFPTDVAPGQPPFYYPGYAVVEGDDNLRLSRMNEEHGIITAINGQTGLQVGQVISLIPIHVCTAVNMQNSIYLLENGSLRKQKVDARGMLI; from the coding sequence ATGGAACTTACACAGGAACAGATTGAACAACTGGAGACTCCCTGTCTGGTCATTGATGTAGATCTGGCAGAAAAGAATATAAGACGGATGCAGGAAGCGGCTGACAAGGCCGGCTGCCGTCTGCGCCCTCATATCAAGACACATAAAATGCCCTTATTTGCCCAAATGCAGGAAAAGGCCGGAGCAAGCGGGATCACCTGCGCAAAGGTGAGCGAGGCAGAGGTCATGGCTGACGGAGGCATGGAGGACATCTTCATTGCATACCCCATGGTGGGACATTTCCGGATCCAGCGGGCGATCACTCTGGCAAAGAAGATCAAAAGGCTCATTTTAACCATTGACAGCCTGGAAGGCGCAAAGGCCCTGGAACAGGAGGCCTCCGGCCAGGATATGGTTCTGGAAGTCCGTATGGAGATCGATACGGGAGCAGGCCGCACGGGGGTACCCATGGACCGGGCGGTGGAACTGGCCCTTGCTGTTAAGGAGATGAAGCATCTAAACCTGACAGGTATTTTTACATTTAAGAGCCTCATTCTTTCCGGCAAACCCACGGAGGATAACCTTCTGGCTGCTGAAGAAGAGGGGAAGATGATGGCTGAAACCGCCTTGATGCTGAAAAATGCGGGAGTTGAGATACAGGATATCAGCGCCGGTTCTTCCCCCACCGGTACATTAGTGGCTCAGACGGGCATGGTAAACGAGATCCGTCCGGGCACCTATATTTTCGATGATTTTATGCTGACAAAGGAAAAAGTGGCCGAACTCAGCCAGATTGCCGTCCGTTTCTATGCCACCGTAGTCAGCTGCCAGCACTCAGAATACGCTGTGGTGGACGGAGGAACCAAGTGCTTTCCTACGGATGTGGCTCCGGGCCAGCCGCCCTTTTACTATCCTGGATATGCGGTGGTGGAAGGGGACGACAACTTAAGGCTGTCACGGATGAATGAAGAGCATGGGATCATCACGGCCATAAACGGCCAAACCGGGCTGCAGGTAGGGCAGGTGATTTCCCTGATCCCCATTCATGTATGTACGGCTGTCAACATGCAGAACTCCATTTATCTTCTGGAAAACGGTTCTCTCAGAAAACAAAAAGTGGATGCAAGAGGAATGCTGATATGA
- a CDS encoding carbohydrate ABC transporter permease: MKKIIGKVLFFALVVALALIFISPFMVMVLTSFKTNNDAFTIPVQLFPRQWVKENYPAAFAAIPYFKYMGNTVFITAISLIGQLLVTPMVAYSLAKIKWKGADIISGLVMATMMIPITVTMVPLYKIYSKLGLTNTYVPLILPAFFGKAYYIVIVRQFFTGIPNSLIEAGKIDGATEFQRYYKIALPLCKPVLTTIGIYAFLDAWSDYLYPLIFITKPGMYTLSLGLQQYMSEYSVDWARLMAAAVVFVLPVIVCFGIFQRNFVEGIATSGLKA, encoded by the coding sequence ATGAAAAAAATAATAGGCAAAGTTTTATTTTTTGCTCTGGTGGTTGCTCTGGCTTTGATTTTCATATCCCCCTTTATGGTAATGGTGCTGACTTCTTTTAAAACCAATAACGACGCGTTCACCATTCCTGTACAGCTGTTTCCGCGCCAGTGGGTGAAGGAAAACTATCCGGCAGCTTTTGCAGCCATCCCATATTTTAAGTACATGGGAAATACGGTGTTTATTACGGCTATTTCCCTTATAGGGCAGCTTTTGGTCACACCCATGGTTGCCTATTCTCTGGCAAAAATCAAATGGAAAGGTGCGGACATTATCTCAGGGCTGGTTATGGCAACCATGATGATCCCCATAACGGTTACCATGGTGCCATTGTATAAGATCTATTCCAAACTGGGACTTACCAATACTTATGTTCCCCTGATCCTGCCTGCATTTTTTGGAAAGGCTTATTATATTGTTATTGTGCGGCAGTTTTTTACAGGCATTCCCAACAGCTTAATCGAGGCAGGGAAAATCGATGGAGCCACGGAATTCCAGCGTTATTATAAAATCGCGCTGCCCCTTTGCAAGCCGGTTTTGACCACCATCGGAATATATGCGTTTCTGGATGCCTGGAGCGATTACCTGTATCCTTTGATTTTCATCACAAAGCCCGGCATGTATACACTTTCCCTGGGACTTCAGCAGTACATGAGCGAATATTCCGTGGACTGGGCAAGGCTGATGGCGGCGGCAGTTGTATTTGTTCTTCCGGTCATTGTCTGCTTTGGAATTTTCCAGAGAAACTTTGTGGAAGGAATTGCGACCAGCGGCTTAAAGGCGTAA
- a CDS encoding carbohydrate ABC transporter permease — translation MKGRNATQRDFINGLLFSSPWILGFLAFSVYPLISSLYYSLTKFNAVTTPQWVGLDNFKDIFSDPLVWKSLGNTLFMAFVSTPINLFVALLLASIVCSNFKGRGFVRTAFFLPSVIPMVAATMVWIWMFDPTYGYINNVLSWFGISGPAWLMDAHYTKWALVLMGTWNTGTMMLVCMSALQSVPRSYYESAEIDGAGRVSRFLHITVPCIAHVLVYQAILSTINAFQYFQQVYIIVTANAGVKGGSAAGGPENSILMYPLYVFHNAFTYLKMGKASAMAWVLFIIVAILTVVMTKVTRKATENAGGE, via the coding sequence ATGAAGGGACGAAACGCAACACAGCGGGATTTTATAAACGGGCTGCTGTTTTCATCTCCGTGGATTCTGGGCTTTCTGGCTTTTAGCGTATATCCGCTCATAAGCTCTTTATATTACAGCCTGACAAAGTTCAATGCCGTTACAACTCCCCAGTGGGTGGGGCTTGATAATTTCAAAGACATCTTCAGTGATCCCCTTGTTTGGAAGAGTTTGGGAAATACTTTATTTATGGCTTTTGTATCTACGCCCATCAACCTGTTTGTGGCGCTGCTTCTGGCCAGCATCGTATGTTCCAATTTTAAGGGCCGGGGATTTGTGAGAACGGCATTTTTCCTGCCTTCCGTGATCCCCATGGTTGCGGCGACCATGGTGTGGATCTGGATGTTTGATCCTACCTACGGTTATATCAATAACGTGTTAAGCTGGTTTGGGATCAGCGGACCGGCCTGGCTTATGGATGCCCATTATACCAAGTGGGCGCTGGTGCTCATGGGAACCTGGAATACGGGTACCATGATGCTGGTATGTATGTCAGCCTTACAGTCCGTGCCCAGAAGCTACTATGAGTCGGCTGAAATCGACGGAGCCGGAAGGGTATCGAGATTTTTGCATATTACCGTACCCTGCATTGCCCATGTGCTGGTGTACCAGGCCATTTTAAGCACCATCAATGCATTCCAGTATTTCCAGCAGGTGTACATTATTGTCACTGCCAATGCCGGAGTAAAAGGCGGAAGCGCCGCCGGCGGTCCTGAGAACTCCATTCTTATGTATCCGCTGTACGTGTTCCACAATGCATTTACCTATTTAAAAATGGGAAAAGCTTCTGCAATGGCTTGGGTGCTGTTTATCATTGTTGCAATCCTGACAGTTGTTATGACAAAGGTAACAAGAAAAGCAACAGAAAATGCCGGAGGTGAATAA